Proteins found in one Planctomycetes bacterium MalM25 genomic segment:
- a CDS encoding Bacterial type II/III secretion system short domain protein, translating into MPSHRRKEYVLISTAWLCALLLMSPAAAQQFSASPGGPNVVVQRSGRPKPANAKPSNNKANDSKKQEEAKGEKPDDKEKKEGGSEDEEKKPDDGPTQRPNKPPTPPDPRELEAKPDSAGRVTFSFHGQAWGDVLQWLANVSELSLDWRELPGDYLNLTTQRAYSLPEARDLINRHLQARGYTLLLSGEVLSVFKLDQLDPSLVPRATEEELYDRLPHDVVKVSLAVPEGYDAKQTLEDVKQALSPHAKAMPLTATKRLLLIDTVANLRMVSALLNEERLAVEGRAAPREFVLEHVQASEVIDIVYVVLGLDPNSRPSQMELQMQQQKMQLMNQLAQRGKDVMKLLQKDGPPVYLAYNRQRNSVLANAPPEQMRIIARTIEALDVPTSEGGADVASAGERRLEQYRLKTISPTAVISALEEIGGLSPRAELRGDKDSKTLFARASARDHEKITSLIDQLDGAETVVEVFWLRRLPAEAVAGSIQSLIINKPKKKKKDNDYPFFFSYRRNNDDDDEPETLLRVDADIENNRLIVRGTPQQLEEVRDLLVKLGEPIGDRADERRVRVLDTLDPDKTEQLLRQLKAAWPSVGGETELILPAEEQEDPAESEVNPTEARTAQGTVGGSRFRLLSDHGEDEKSAPSATKPPVAIRVDPRGRLVISSDDTAALGRLEELIAELIPEPDRYKVFPVKVRNPDDLVDSLRVYFEEFLAEDDEQVLDWWGRVRGVKSEEDEPVRLSRRRPLRFLADDRSSTILVANATSAQLTEIGKLIETWDRKPSTDRIYNRRTVTMKLRYAQASNVVAALKEVYRDLLSRGDKEFDTEEKKAAGSIYSYLTKIHYGEGESTDPAFIGFDGLLSLGADDEANVIIVSAREEVFGSVVDAIRQLDEQSRPTQSVQVLSLANSGATEDIRRALLRAIGESRDGSDRDRSRDRDRGDDRRRSRGR; encoded by the coding sequence ATGCCCTCGCATCGCCGAAAAGAGTACGTCCTCATCTCCACGGCGTGGCTTTGCGCGCTGCTCTTGATGTCGCCGGCTGCGGCGCAGCAGTTCAGCGCGAGCCCGGGTGGGCCGAATGTGGTGGTCCAGCGTTCGGGGCGTCCGAAACCGGCCAACGCGAAGCCGTCGAATAACAAGGCCAACGACTCCAAGAAGCAGGAAGAGGCGAAGGGCGAGAAGCCGGACGATAAAGAGAAGAAGGAGGGCGGCTCAGAAGACGAGGAGAAGAAGCCCGACGACGGGCCGACCCAACGCCCCAACAAGCCCCCCACGCCACCCGACCCTCGCGAGCTCGAAGCGAAGCCCGACTCGGCCGGGCGGGTGACCTTCTCTTTCCACGGCCAGGCGTGGGGCGACGTGCTGCAATGGCTGGCGAACGTCAGCGAGCTGTCGCTCGATTGGCGCGAACTGCCCGGCGACTACCTGAACCTCACCACGCAGCGCGCCTACTCGCTCCCCGAGGCGCGCGACCTCATCAACCGCCACCTCCAGGCGCGCGGCTACACGCTGCTGCTCTCCGGCGAGGTGCTCAGCGTCTTCAAGCTCGACCAGCTCGACCCGAGCCTCGTGCCACGGGCGACCGAAGAGGAGCTGTACGACCGCCTGCCGCACGACGTGGTGAAGGTCTCGCTCGCCGTCCCCGAGGGATACGACGCGAAGCAGACGCTCGAGGACGTGAAGCAGGCGCTCAGCCCCCACGCGAAAGCGATGCCGCTGACCGCCACCAAGCGGCTGTTGCTGATCGACACGGTCGCCAACCTGCGGATGGTCAGCGCGCTGCTGAACGAAGAGCGTCTCGCCGTCGAAGGCCGCGCGGCGCCTCGTGAGTTCGTGCTGGAGCACGTGCAGGCTTCGGAGGTGATCGACATCGTCTACGTGGTGCTCGGCCTCGACCCGAACAGCCGGCCGAGCCAGATGGAGCTGCAGATGCAGCAACAGAAGATGCAGCTCATGAACCAGCTAGCGCAGCGTGGCAAGGACGTCATGAAGCTGCTGCAGAAGGACGGCCCGCCCGTCTACCTGGCGTACAACCGGCAGCGCAACAGCGTGCTCGCCAACGCCCCGCCCGAGCAGATGCGGATCATCGCCCGCACGATCGAGGCGCTGGATGTCCCGACCTCCGAAGGGGGCGCCGACGTGGCTTCGGCCGGGGAGCGGCGTCTGGAGCAGTACCGGCTGAAAACGATCTCCCCCACCGCGGTGATCTCGGCCCTCGAAGAGATCGGCGGTCTGAGCCCCCGGGCCGAGCTGCGAGGCGACAAAGACAGCAAGACGCTCTTCGCCCGCGCGTCGGCGCGCGACCACGAGAAGATCACGTCGCTGATCGATCAGCTCGACGGCGCTGAGACGGTCGTCGAGGTCTTCTGGCTACGCCGGCTCCCCGCCGAGGCGGTCGCCGGTTCGATCCAGTCGCTGATCATCAACAAGCCGAAGAAGAAAAAGAAGGACAACGATTACCCGTTCTTCTTCAGCTACCGACGCAACAACGACGACGACGACGAGCCCGAGACCCTGCTCCGCGTCGATGCGGACATCGAGAACAACCGCCTGATCGTCCGCGGCACGCCCCAGCAGCTCGAAGAGGTCCGCGACCTCCTCGTGAAACTGGGCGAACCGATCGGCGACCGCGCCGACGAACGCCGCGTGCGGGTGCTCGACACGCTCGACCCGGACAAGACCGAGCAACTGCTCCGTCAGCTCAAGGCCGCATGGCCCTCGGTCGGCGGCGAGACCGAGCTGATCCTGCCCGCCGAAGAGCAAGAGGATCCGGCCGAGTCGGAAGTAAACCCCACCGAAGCCCGCACCGCCCAGGGAACGGTGGGTGGCTCGCGTTTCCGCTTGCTCTCGGACCACGGCGAAGACGAGAAGTCAGCCCCATCGGCGACCAAGCCCCCCGTGGCGATCCGCGTCGACCCGCGCGGCCGCCTCGTGATCAGTTCGGACGACACGGCGGCGCTCGGGCGGCTCGAGGAGCTGATCGCCGAGCTCATCCCCGAGCCCGACCGGTACAAGGTCTTCCCGGTGAAGGTCCGCAACCCGGATGACCTCGTCGACAGCCTGCGGGTCTACTTCGAGGAGTTCCTCGCCGAAGACGACGAGCAGGTGCTCGACTGGTGGGGACGCGTCCGTGGCGTGAAGTCGGAGGAGGACGAGCCCGTGCGGCTCTCGCGCCGGCGGCCGCTGCGGTTCCTGGCCGATGACCGGAGCAGCACGATCCTGGTCGCCAACGCCACGTCCGCCCAGCTCACCGAGATCGGCAAGCTGATCGAGACCTGGGACCGCAAGCCCTCGACCGACCGGATCTACAACCGCCGCACCGTGACGATGAAGCTGCGCTACGCGCAGGCGTCGAACGTGGTGGCGGCGCTCAAGGAGGTCTACCGCGACCTGCTCAGCCGGGGCGACAAGGAGTTCGACACCGAGGAGAAGAAGGCGGCGGGGTCAATCTATTCGTACCTCACCAAGATCCACTACGGCGAAGGGGAGTCGACCGACCCCGCGTTCATCGGGTTCGACGGCCTGCTCTCACTCGGCGCCGACGACGAGGCGAACGTCATCATCGTGTCGGCCCGCGAGGAGGTCTTCGGCAGCGTGGTCGACGCGATCCGCCAGCTCGATGAGCAGTCGCGGCCGACCCAGTCGGTGCAGGTCCTGTCGCTAGCGAACTCGGGCGCCACCGAGGACATCCGCCGCGCCCTGCTGCGGGCAATAGGAGAGAGCCGAGACGGTTCCGACCGTGACCGTTCTCGCGATCGTGATCGAGGCGATGACCGACGGCGTTCGCGCGGGCGCTAG
- a CDS encoding hypothetical protein (NfeD-like C-terminal, partner-binding), with protein MTGSHHHHDGRLAWLAAALLGTLAAAPEAYAQEPAPPAQAETAPRRAVALVRIALPLTGTADAIAKARLQRAVDRLLAEPAEKDRRPLLVIELQPEPDGGESEFERALSLARFLVDDEMARVKTLAYLPDTVEGHAVLVALACEEIAMAPEAQLGRAAAGEDASRPIGAGIRGSYQQIAETRRTAPPAIATAMVDRSAELIRVESDRGVEYALRDEVETLRNDRAIISEEVIAPAGTLAVFTGREAREEGLAKYLVSDRDALARALAVPGAALLEDEALAGDWRPVMVDLGGPLTTRAAKRIENLLGDQLERHEVNWIGLRIDSSTGDLNAALRLAQTLAELGDGEARTVAYVPKRAEGPAALVALACDQLVMQTGAVLRGAKPEGAQDEAAEIEDPEPDDPVPDDQDEPIGEENAEAPEAADEEQAPLDVVGRRVGEALERLANDGDDPLAAARATIRDNLAPACGRSWSVLMAAIDPAIELSTYTNRSTGAERLYSPEEIEALPDGPDWRRGAALKPADKALSLTAERASEFGVAWRQVEQFDDLQALYGFDDPPPTAEPNWALELVEALASPGLAALLLVIGVVGMYLELNTPGLGLGGFIATVALGLFFWSKFLDGTADWLEVLLFVMGLVFVLIELIVLPGFGVFGLGGALLIVASLVLASQTFILPQTESQLAELRNSLATVAGAGVIVMLGFLLLRQYLPQSPLFRHAMLGPLDEADRIELDRREQLADYGHLVGKRGVATTDLLPAGRAEIDGEPVDVLSQGEPIERGDAIEVLEAHANRVVVRRVNA; from the coding sequence ATGACCGGCTCACACCACCATCACGACGGCCGCCTCGCCTGGCTCGCAGCCGCCCTCCTGGGAACGCTCGCGGCGGCGCCCGAGGCGTACGCCCAAGAACCGGCGCCCCCGGCCCAGGCCGAAACGGCTCCGCGCCGGGCGGTCGCCCTCGTGCGGATCGCCCTGCCGCTCACCGGCACGGCCGACGCCATCGCCAAGGCGCGGCTGCAGCGGGCGGTCGATCGCCTCCTCGCGGAACCCGCCGAAAAGGACCGCCGGCCGCTGCTCGTGATCGAACTGCAGCCCGAACCGGACGGTGGCGAAAGCGAGTTCGAGCGGGCGCTCAGCCTCGCGCGGTTCCTCGTCGACGACGAGATGGCGCGAGTCAAGACGCTCGCCTACCTGCCCGACACGGTCGAGGGGCACGCCGTGCTCGTCGCGTTGGCTTGCGAGGAGATCGCGATGGCGCCCGAGGCGCAGCTCGGCCGTGCCGCCGCGGGCGAGGACGCCTCGCGCCCGATCGGGGCGGGCATCCGCGGTTCCTACCAACAGATCGCCGAGACACGCCGCACCGCGCCGCCCGCCATCGCGACGGCGATGGTCGATCGCTCGGCGGAGCTGATTCGGGTCGAGAGCGACCGGGGCGTGGAGTACGCGCTGCGAGACGAGGTCGAAACGCTGCGGAACGACCGCGCGATCATCTCGGAGGAGGTGATCGCCCCCGCCGGTACGCTCGCCGTGTTCACCGGCCGCGAGGCCCGCGAGGAGGGGCTCGCCAAGTACCTCGTTTCCGACCGCGACGCGCTCGCCCGCGCGCTCGCCGTCCCCGGCGCCGCGTTGCTGGAGGACGAGGCGCTCGCGGGCGACTGGCGGCCCGTGATGGTCGACCTGGGTGGCCCCCTCACCACCCGCGCCGCCAAGCGGATCGAGAACCTGCTCGGCGATCAGCTCGAACGCCACGAGGTGAACTGGATCGGCCTCCGGATCGACTCCTCCACAGGCGACCTGAACGCCGCGTTGCGGCTCGCGCAGACGCTCGCGGAGCTGGGTGACGGCGAGGCCCGCACCGTCGCCTACGTGCCGAAACGCGCCGAGGGCCCGGCGGCGTTAGTGGCGCTGGCCTGCGATCAGCTCGTCATGCAAACCGGCGCCGTGCTGCGTGGCGCCAAACCGGAAGGCGCTCAAGACGAAGCGGCCGAGATCGAAGACCCCGAACCGGACGACCCCGTACCGGACGATCAAGATGAGCCCATCGGCGAAGAGAATGCCGAAGCGCCGGAGGCCGCCGACGAGGAGCAAGCCCCTCTCGATGTGGTCGGCCGCCGTGTGGGCGAAGCGCTGGAACGCCTGGCCAACGACGGAGACGACCCGCTCGCGGCGGCCCGCGCCACGATCCGCGACAACCTCGCTCCCGCGTGCGGGCGGAGCTGGTCGGTCCTGATGGCCGCGATCGACCCGGCGATCGAGCTGTCAACCTACACCAACCGCAGCACCGGCGCGGAACGCCTCTACAGCCCCGAGGAGATCGAGGCCCTGCCGGACGGCCCCGACTGGCGTCGCGGCGCCGCGCTGAAGCCTGCCGACAAAGCGCTGTCGCTCACCGCCGAGCGGGCTTCGGAGTTTGGCGTGGCGTGGCGTCAGGTCGAGCAGTTCGACGACCTGCAAGCGCTCTACGGCTTCGACGACCCGCCCCCGACGGCCGAGCCGAATTGGGCGCTCGAGTTGGTCGAGGCGCTCGCCTCGCCCGGGCTGGCGGCCCTGCTGCTGGTGATCGGCGTCGTCGGCATGTACCTCGAACTCAACACGCCCGGCCTCGGCCTCGGCGGTTTCATCGCGACCGTCGCGCTCGGCCTGTTCTTCTGGAGCAAATTCCTCGACGGCACCGCCGACTGGCTGGAGGTGCTGCTCTTCGTGATGGGCTTGGTGTTCGTGCTGATCGAGCTGATCGTGCTGCCCGGCTTCGGTGTGTTCGGCCTGGGGGGCGCGCTGCTGATCGTCGCCTCGCTCGTGCTAGCCAGCCAGACGTTCATCCTGCCGCAGACCGAGTCGCAGCTCGCCGAGCTCCGCAACTCGCTGGCGACCGTCGCCGGCGCCGGCGTCATCGTGATGCTCGGGTTCCTGCTGCTGCGGCAGTACCTGCCCCAATCGCCCCTCTTCCGCCACGCCATGCTCGGCCCGCTCGACGAGGCGGACCGCATCGAGCTCGATCGCCGCGAACAGCTGGCCGATTACGGGCACCTGGTCGGCAAGCGGGGCGTCGCGACGACCGACCTGCTGCCCGCCGGTCGGGCCGAGATCGACGGCGAGCCGGTCGACGTCCTCAGCCAGGGCGAGCCGATCGAGCGCGGCGACGCGATCGAGGTGCTCGAAGCGCACGCGAACCGCGTCGTCGTCCGCCGCGTCAACGCCTAG
- a CDS encoding hypothetical protein (NfeD-like C-terminal, partner-binding) codes for MNALDGLSIAILLAVIGSLLVVAEVFFPSGGLLGFLSAAAFIGAVYSAYTSGGLLTGLTFAAVEVVLAPLLIFITFAYLPKTPMGRVLIGAAPTDKEVRPDDTHESLVGRVGVARTKMLPAGSIEIDGRMLDAVSQGQAIDPGEYVKIVESSGNHVAVRRAAPNERPDQGSTPAENPLHRPAEELGLESFEFDKDA; via the coding sequence TTGAACGCCCTCGACGGACTCTCGATCGCGATCCTGCTGGCGGTCATCGGCAGCCTGCTGGTGGTCGCGGAGGTCTTCTTCCCCTCGGGCGGGCTGCTCGGTTTCCTGTCGGCGGCCGCCTTCATCGGGGCCGTCTACAGCGCGTACACGTCGGGCGGGTTGCTCACCGGCCTGACCTTCGCCGCCGTGGAGGTCGTCCTCGCGCCGCTCCTGATCTTCATCACGTTCGCGTACCTGCCAAAGACCCCTATGGGGCGGGTGCTGATCGGGGCTGCGCCGACCGATAAAGAAGTCCGCCCCGATGACACACACGAGTCGCTGGTCGGGCGCGTCGGCGTGGCGCGGACGAAGATGCTGCCCGCCGGCTCGATCGAGATCGACGGCCGCATGCTCGACGCGGTCAGCCAAGGCCAGGCGATTGACCCGGGCGAGTACGTGAAGATCGTCGAATCGAGCGGCAACCACGTTGCCGTCCGCCGCGCCGCCCCCAACGAACGCCCCGACCAGGGTTCAACGCCGGCGGAGAACCCCCTCCATCGGCCCGCGGAGGAGCTGGGGCTGGAGTCGTTTGAGTTCGATAAAGACGCGTAG
- a CDS encoding ATP-grasp domain protein, translating into MTRLAIVGASVRAAAQSALRAGFEVVGADLFADADLDGVCPIAKVDDYPDGLVDWLAAQEIDAWMYTGALENYPELVDRMAAIAPLWGVSGAALRRCRDPLALQEVCREAGVAFPETLPPGDTPASPDGWLAKTYCHSNGAGVCRLEENEHAGAYAQRLVEGESLAAIYALTETRPRLLGLTRQLLGEGWGYRGSIGPVQPTAKPSEQLTRLGWLLHEALGLRGLVGVDLIDHAGVLHLIEINPRYTASVEVLERAAGRSALSCLDEATAGPWSFGQTLHGKRVVYAKEPLTITPELDAWMAEEQATGRLADRPRLGEVISAGAPVCTWFAKGSDYETASDLLSHTAMGAGR; encoded by the coding sequence ATGACACGATTGGCCATCGTCGGGGCGAGCGTTCGCGCGGCGGCGCAATCGGCTCTGCGGGCGGGCTTTGAGGTCGTCGGCGCCGACCTGTTCGCCGACGCCGATCTCGATGGTGTCTGCCCTATCGCGAAGGTCGACGACTACCCCGACGGCCTCGTCGATTGGCTCGCAGCTCAGGAGATCGACGCATGGATGTATACGGGGGCGCTAGAGAACTATCCCGAGCTGGTCGACCGCATGGCGGCGATCGCCCCGCTGTGGGGAGTGAGCGGCGCGGCGCTGCGGCGTTGCCGCGATCCGCTTGCGCTGCAGGAGGTATGCCGCGAGGCGGGGGTCGCCTTCCCGGAGACGCTCCCGCCCGGCGACACGCCGGCGTCGCCTGATGGCTGGCTGGCGAAGACCTACTGCCACAGTAACGGGGCAGGCGTTTGCCGGCTCGAGGAGAACGAACACGCCGGCGCCTACGCCCAACGATTGGTCGAGGGCGAGTCGCTCGCGGCCATCTACGCGTTGACCGAGACACGGCCGAGGTTGCTCGGCCTGACGCGTCAGCTCCTTGGTGAAGGCTGGGGCTACCGCGGGTCGATCGGCCCGGTGCAGCCCACCGCTAAACCGAGCGAGCAGCTAACGCGACTCGGGTGGCTGCTGCACGAGGCCCTTGGATTGCGTGGCCTCGTCGGCGTCGATCTGATCGACCACGCCGGCGTGCTCCACCTGATCGAGATCAACCCGCGTTACACCGCGTCGGTCGAGGTGCTGGAGCGAGCGGCGGGGCGGTCGGCGTTGAGTTGCTTAGACGAAGCGACTGCTGGGCCGTGGAGCTTCGGTCAGACTCTCCACGGCAAGCGAGTCGTCTACGCCAAGGAGCCGTTAACGATCACGCCGGAACTCGACGCCTGGATGGCCGAAGAGCAAGCCACCGGGCGATTGGCGGATCGACCACGGTTGGGAGAAGTGATCTCGGCGGGTGCGCCGGTCTGCACGTGGTTCGCGAAGGGATCGGACTACGAAACGGCAAGCGATTTGCTATCTCATACGGCGATGGGCGCCGGGCGATGA